TTTGGCAATAGAAAGGGTGAGAAAATCAGGATTATTTAAAGTTTGATGGTGAggtattttctttttatctattAGCAGTTTGCACTGGTGATGGttgttttgtaatatttttgtTTAGGAATGATGTCGGTGTTTAACAAGTCtttctattattaatatattcATGTAggctgagaaaaaaaaagaaagaagattacCTTAAAGAAGACGAAGTAAGGCATAGCAGAAACTGAGAATTCCTCAGATATCTCACGTTGTGGTTCTGCTTCTCTGCCGCGGCCCCCTTCCCACTCAACCATCACCTTCTCCACCCATTATTACGTTTGTAATAATCAATGGCTTGATATTAGATTCTTCTTTTCTGCTTCAAAGTAGGAATACAGAAGTGATAGCTACATTACAACCCCTAAAAAAGACTACAAAAGGAATTCCGCTTTTTCAGAAattcttttctccctttttaattccttttatcTCCCACCACTCCCATCAATTTCAAACCTAGAATATTTTTGGTAAAGCGGTATAGCTGTTAAAGTGGGGATCATAGACTTCAAGTTTTGTTTGAACGCCAGTTTTACTGCGATGATGATTGAAGTGATTAATCCCCGTTGGTTTTGACTTTAAGCCATTCGATTAAACACTGTTCTACATGGCTTACATCCGTCTGTAAAAGTATGAAGTTGCGAAATTCCGCCACTATAAGTATATAAACAGCCGGTATAGACTCAAAAGACCTATATCGACGGTGAAATGAGATAACCCGACGAAGCATAGTCCATTTTTATAGGAGCATGTCATTATAAATCTTTATTGACGGTAAACTTCCGTCAATATACAGACGGTTAGACCGTTAATAAAAGTTTTGTCCGCTACTTCCTATTCAAACATTTTTAATAAACCTTTTACCAACGACTTCGTCACCGTCTGACGGTCATTAACAGAAGGATTCCGTcaataaatttatcttttaaactttttatatatCAGTATATAAGGTAATAACCCATCAATAAAAATTCAGAGATATACAGGCTTCACCAACGACCTAAAATAATCACTTTAGTCTCAATAAACTGAAAACCAACCAAAGTCGtgttattttcaataaaacaatcACTTCAATCCTCACCTCAAACATTCTCACCCAACGACCTGCTCCCATTCCAATCAACAAAGATCTAACATAaatctggaaaaaaaattaagtgtaTATAATATATTGAATAAGAAGGCAACCATATATTGATATATTTCTATGTTTTACTTATCAGAACACCAACAACAGCTAATATTGGCCTCCATTCAGGGCAAATGATTATGTTCCTAAAATTGTTAGGGACCTCTTTACAATTAATCCAAAAGTTTTACCCCTTCTCTTTCACACTTATCACCTTACTAGTTTCTACTCTGTTTTCATGGAGTTAATGAGAATTTTCAGCTATTGCTTCAATTATTCTTTCGATTTCAGGTACTGGGTTGTTAGTTTCTTGGTCTTTTTATCTACTTGGATTTTgctagttgtttttttttttttttagttttccatGCAACAATCCGAGTTAACAGCGTCAGAAAATTTTACTTTTAGGatcaagttaataaaaaaattagaattggaTGATTACGTATGGAGCATGGAAGTATAGAGTCAAATTATTAAGTGAACTTAAATTAGAGCGGTTGTTAATTatagtatagggattaaattagaaaataaaaaaaatagatatgattGATTAAAAGTCATTAAAAAGGCCTTAACGTATAAATATGCCAAGGATTTTTGGAGGAATTAAACCATTTTAGATTCATGTTAATGTTTAAGTAGAAAGTATGCCATCACTTTCCACTAACATTATAGCTTAATAAGTTATTGATTAAAAACATTACAGGTACATATACGTTTGATATTAACCTGATTAATTGGTTAACTTATGTTACttaagttatttaaaattttttatgtttataattggatTCAAGTTATATAACCCCACGGAGTAATCATTACTCAACGtacgaatttatttattttcgtgCATAGGTCATAGATAAAAGCTGAAGAAATTTCGTGGTTAAGCATCCAACTCTCAagtatgtatttatatgttttgagGTCATATGGCATATACTTAGGTTCGTGTACTTGTTCCCTAAGTTAGTTTTGACACTTTTGAAGTGACTTATAATGTTATGTTGGTTGAATTTTAACTTTTGATTACTagttaattaagcttaattatgtGATTTGAATGTATTATGATTTGTAAATATTTGAACACAATTAGATAGATTAATTGGGTGGATATATTTTGTGGTACATTTTAGGTATGTTTAGGTTCATTGGGTCAAGGCTTATAACATTTAAATGTGTAGGATTTTGACCATTTGATCACTTGAGTCTCGAGACAAAAGGAACATGTCCCGACACTATTAGtacaaatttcatttcaattttacatTCAAGAGCCTGAGGTCTCGAGACAATTGTTCCTAAGTCTTGAGATAGAAGAACCTCAAAGCTAAATAGATTTTACCTGCTTTAGGTCTCAAAACATCTTGAGACAttagaaaatcaaagaaaaaataggAAAACATGAGAGGGTGGTCTCGGGACATGAAGGACCTTGCCTGGAGACACAAGATGTAGTGTCTCGAGACATGCTAACTTTGAAGCTAAAAATCTCCAAATAATTTATGAGCTATATCGAGACATGAAGGCTATTGTCTCGAGACCTAGACTTGAATATTGATATTTGAGTTTGAATTCGAGTTCTAACTCTGATATTAGCTTATTATAACCCTGTAATTCAATAAATGAAATCAATAAATGTGTAAATGTATGTATATGAATTGTTCTTATGcttgaatcaaatatatttgtgtTAAAATAACTTGAATTAATGTAAAATCATACATTCGTCATCGAATTCATGATTGGATTAGGTACGGGGACTTGAACAATGCTTTGGGTTAAACGTGCAACCAGTACTTGAAACCAAAAGAAAAATTGAAGCATAGCTGAAAATTCTCATTAACTCCACTAAAACAAAGCATAAGCCTGTAAAGTGACGAGCgtgaaagagaaaaggaaaaagttatAGAGTAATTATAAAGAGGCATCtaaatttttgtcaaaaattaaaaaatgtcacATGTGAGTCCTTCAATGTCACCTCAACAATCtatttaaagaaaatgaaaattttaaagaaataattattaattttttatttagagtaaataaaattaaaataaacgaaGTTGGTAGAAAATTCCATTGAAGATGAATAGAAAGGTCTACTAGCATTATTTCCTCTCTGAAATTCATAAATACCTGCGTCAACCCGCCCGACAACTTTGTGGttggttttcttttaaaatctggATTTCCCTGAATTAATTGCTAATATATATTGAATACCAAATATATAAGTTTTAATTATGGATTTTTAACGCATAAAAAAGGGAACTATGGATTTCTTAGCTTTTTCCTTGTTACGTTCCTGATCCTTCAATTAAGACACCCCTCACCCATAGTCCTTGAACGTTCCCGGAAAACTTTCATCATTCCGGCGAAGCTAACTATGCCGGCTAAAGTTCCGTCGTCGTCGACCACCCACACATAACTTACTCGACGCGAAAGCGCCTGAATCATCACTGCCACCAACGAGCTCCATGGATAACACACGATTGCTTCCGATCTCCTCACCACTCTCGCTGAGTACCCCATCCATCTCGCACTCCTCCCCATTCCAAATTCATCGTCCGACGAAGAAGACGAATACGATGTTGAAATCGAAGCTCCGGACGAATATTCTTCTACCAATTCCAAAGCTTGCTCTAAATTCCGCTCTTGCAACCTTTTCTTCACCAACTGAACTAAATCCTCCGGTGGCCCCCCGCAGTCTACATAAGCCAACAAATCACCAGCCGAAAGGGTAGCAATGGCAGCTGCTACATCCTCATCGCAATAATTTAACGTGAAAGGCGAAATTTCACCGACCAACTTTCCGTCACTGTCAACTATAGCAACGGAAGCTTGAATCTCGAGGGACCGGGAAATGAAAGGTAAGGCTGACGAGGCCGGGTCATCGTAATGAAGGGCCATCTTATTCCGAGTGTCGATGATGTCGAGGGAATTGATGGGATTAGCAGCAGTGGGGCAAAAAAGGCCGATGGAATTGAGAAGGTAACGGATTATATCTTCTTGAGTTAGCCAACAATATTGGCGGTTGTTGTTATGAAGGGTTGAAATATTAGAAAGAGTTCCTTGCACAAGCTTTTTTCTTGATGAAGTTTTGCTGCTGCTTTCTAATGGAATCACCAGATTTTGGGCTCCTTCCTGAATCAGATCTATAGCATCCAACAAACTGAAAAAATCATACAACAACCCAATTAGATTCATATACACAACGGTTTGGTTTTACTCTTAAGATTAAActgaaaaaatatatgaatgattcgatTAAACTAAACCTTGCGTTAGGTTCTAAATGTCTGACAAGGCAAGGGGATTTCGGAATCAGAACAGAAAGTGGAGTTTGAAGAGCAGTTGCTGGATTCGACAGGTGTTCTTCCTTACATAAGAAACAAATGATGTTCACCATGCAAACTTTACTTACACACTGACACTCTTTAAAACCACGGTCGACTGCTGACAAGTTATAATGATGGTGATCGCAGTTCCAAATACTGATAAAATTTTCTCCCAACCGCTTCAAAGCCAACAAGGCATCTCCGATGGTGGAGGAAATGGAGAGGGATTTCAGTGCAGGCTTTCCAAGACATAAGTCGGATACTTGACGTGTCAATAAACTCACTGCCATACACGAACA
The genomic region above belongs to Gossypium hirsutum isolate 1008001.06 chromosome D05, Gossypium_hirsutum_v2.1, whole genome shotgun sequence and contains:
- the LOC107905777 gene encoding CBS domain-containing protein CBSX5, with the protein product MAVSLLTRQVSDLCLGKPALKSLSISSTIGDALLALKRLGENFISIWNCDHHHYNLSAVDRGFKECQCVSKVCMVNIICFLCKEEHLSNPATALQTPLSVLIPKSPCLVRHLEPNASLLDAIDLIQEGAQNLVIPLESSSKTSSRKKLVQGTLSNISTLHNNNRQYCWLTQEDIIRYLLNSIGLFCPTAANPINSLDIIDTRNKMALHYDDPASSALPFISRSLEIQASVAIVDSDGKLVGEISPFTLNYCDEDVAAAIATLSAGDLLAYVDCGGPPEDLVQLVKKRLQERNLEQALELVEEYSSGASISTSYSSSSSDDEFGMGRSARWMGYSARVVRRSEAIVCYPWSSLVAVMIQALSRRVSYVWVVDDDGTLAGIVSFAGMMKVFRERSRTMGEGCLN